One region of Ananas comosus cultivar F153 linkage group 9, ASM154086v1, whole genome shotgun sequence genomic DNA includes:
- the LOC109715301 gene encoding WD40 repeat-containing protein HOS15 isoform X2 gives MSKSTITSVELNYLVFRYLHESGFAHSAFCLGYEAGIHRSNIDGNIIPPGALITIVQKGLQYIELEANVSNSDIDVDEEFSLLQPLDLITKDVNELQEIIRERKRKKYQHEQDKDKEKDRERTLGGEKEKERHDRDQERDKEKMEKDKEQEKDREKDKQHGERKDKARLDENGAGGPEPTDAAPSSHPVTSEISSSDVTILEGHCSEVFACAWSPAGSLLASGSGDSTARIWTIPDGPCGSSVQAFPPTAHVLKHFKGRTNEKSKDVTTLDWNGEGTLLATGSYDGHARIWSKDGELKNTLIKHKGPIFSLKWNKKGDFLLSGSVDKTAIVWDTKTWECKQQFEFHSAPTLDVDWRNNNSFATCSTDNMIYVCKIGESRPVKAFSGHQRMLEVRHAKHLLKLPHMILRILVDEVPQSVVNRVKLMLSNGIQLVLCWLHALMMGLQSGV, from the exons ATGTCGAAGTCCACAATCACCTCTGTAGAGCTCAATTACCTCGTCTTTCGATACCTCCACGAATCag GATTTGCTCACTCAGCATTTTGTTTAGGATATGAAGCAGGGATTCACAGATCTAATATTGATGGAAATATAATTCCACCTGGTGCTCTTATTACCATTGTACAAAAAGGTCTTCAATATATAGAGTTAGAGGCTAACGTTAGCAAT AGCGATATAGATGTCGATGAGGAATTTTCTCTCTTACAACCTCTGGATCTTATTACAAAAGATGTGAACGAGCTACAAGAAATTATAagggagaggaaaaggaagaaataTCAGCATGAGCAAGATAAGGACAAGGAAAAAGATAGAGAACGGACTCTTGGAGgtgaaaaggagaaggaaagacaTGATAGAGATCAAGAGAGGGATAAAGAAAAGATGGAAAAGGATAAAGAGCAAGAAAAGGACAGAGAAAAGGATAAGCAGCATGGTGAGCGCAAAGATAAGGCCAGACTTGATGAAAATGGAGCTGGAG GGCCTGAACCAACTGATGCCGCCCCAAGCTCTCACCCAGTCACTAGTGAGATATCTAGTTCTGACGTAACTATATTGGAAGGCCACTGTTCTGAG GTATTTGCGTGTGCTTGGAGCCCAGCAGGTTCTCTTCTAGCATCTGG GTCTGGGGATTCAACGGCAAGAATTTGGACGATTCCAGATGGTCCTTGTGGTTCTAGTGTGCAAGCATTTCCCCCAACTGCTCATGTTCTGAAACATTTTAAAGGGCGAACTAATGAGAAGAGCAAGGATGTCACCACACTTGATTGGAAt GGAGAAGGTACTTTACTAGCTACAGGTTCATATGATGGACATGCAAGAATATGGAGTAAGGATG GGGAGTTGAAGAATACTTTGATCAAGCATAAGGGACCAATATTTTCTTTGAAATGGAACAAAAAGGGTGATTTCCTCCTTAGTGGAAGTGTTGACAAAACTGCTATTGTGTGGGACACGAAGACATGGGAGTGTAAACAACAATTTGAGTTTCATTCAG CTCCAACACTTGACGTTGATTGGAGAAACAATAATTCTTTTGCAACATGCTCAACTGATAACATGATCTATGTTTGCAAGATTGGAGAGTCTCGCCCAGTCAAGGCATTCTCTGGGCATCAG CGCATGTTGGAAGTAAGACATGCAAAGCATTTATTGAAACTTCCACACATGATTCTTCGTATACTTGTGGATGAAGTTCCACAATCTGTAGTTAATAG